A section of the Diabrotica virgifera virgifera chromosome 8, PGI_DIABVI_V3a genome encodes:
- the LOC126890581 gene encoding cuticle protein 7-like isoform X3 — translation MFSKILSILALTAVAQAGVLDYSHGHGQATSYSSTNLGVSGHGNGHGHSAPVLSHAYAAPLVSHAYSAPLLAHGHSAHQDEHYNAHPKYEFNYGVQDGHTGDHKTQHEIRDGDVVKGSYTVAEPDGTLRTVHYTADDHNGFNAVVEKSGHPVHPAPAHGHGKVLLAPVAHNAPLYHH, via the exons ATGTTCTCCAAA ATTTTATCAATCCTAGCTCTTACAGCTGTAGCTCAAGCGGGAGTTTTGGACTACAGTCATGGTCATGGACAGGCCACCTCATATTCATCTACAAATCTAGGTGTATCTGGACATGGAAATGGACATGGACATTCTGCTCCAGTCTTAAGTCACGCATATGCTGCTCCCCTAGTAAGTCACGCATATTCTGCTCCCCTTCTTGCCCATGGACACTCGGCTCATCAAGATGAACACTATAAT gCCCATCCCAAATACGAATTCAACTATGGAGTACAAGATGGCCACACTGGAGACCACAAAACTCAACACGAAATCCGTGATGGTGACGTAGTCAAAGGGTCCTATACCGTAGCCGAACCAGATGGTACTCTTCGTACCGTTCACTACACTGCTGATGACCATAACGGTTTTAACGCTGTTGTTGAAAAATCAGGACACCCAGTTCACCCAGCTCCAGCTCATGGACACGGAAAAGTACTCTTGGCCCCTGTTGCCCATAATGCTCCTTTGTACCATCATTAA
- the LOC126890581 gene encoding cuticle protein 8-like isoform X2, translating into MFSKILSVLALTAVAQAGVLDYSHGHGDATSYSSTNLGVSGHGNGYPAPVLSHAYAAPVLSHAYAAPVAHGYSTPLLAPGHSAHQDEHYNVHPKYEFNYGVQDGHTGDHKTQHEVRDGDVVKGSYTVAEPDGTLRTVHYTADDHNGFNAVVEKSGHPVHQVPAHGHGKVLLAPVAHNAPLYHH; encoded by the exons ATGTTCTCCAAA attTTGTCAGTACTAGCTCTTACAGCTGTAGCCCAAGCAGGTGTTTTGGACTACAGCCATGGTCATGGAGATGCCACCTCATACTCATCTACAAATCTAGGTGTATCTGGACATGGAAACGGATATCCTGCTCCAGTCTTAAGTCACGCATATGCTGCCCCAGTATTAAGCCATGCATATGCTGCGCCTGTTGCACATGGATATTCTACTCCCCTTCTTGCTCCTGGACACTCAGCTCATCAAGATGAACACTATAAT gTTCATCCCAAATACGAATTCAACTATGGAGTACAAGATGGCCACACTGGAGACCACAAAACTCAACATGAAGTCCGTGATGGTGATGTAGTAAAAGGGTCCTATACCGTAGCCGAACCAGACGGTACTCTTCGTACTGTCCACTATACCGCTGACGACCATAACGGTTTTAACGCTGTCGTTGAAAAATCAGGACACCCAGTTCACCAAGTTCCAGCTCATGGACACGGAAAAGTACTCTTGGCTCCTGTTGCCCATAATGCTCCCTTATACCATCATTAA